CACACCAGTCGAGCAATTGCTCCAGGCCCTGGCGCTCGCAGGCCAGCACCGGATAGCGGTCCTCGCTGGGCCGACCATGGGCAAACCACAGGTCTTCGGCCCGGCCAAGCACGGATTCCTCCAGCAGATAAGGCAGCACCTTCTGGATATGTCGTCCCTGGCGACGGCTCAGACTGACACGGGTCACCAGCACGTCACCGGCCGACAGCACCAGGTGAATGTCGCCGCGCATTGCTGCCAGCGCCTCACTGAGGCTGCCGCAGGTGCTCCCTGCGGCGGTGCGCCAGCGCGCCTGCACCGCCTCCGGGCTGTCCGCCCGCAGCGCGCCGGGTGCCAGGTAGAGAAGTCGTTGCTCATCCATCGTTATCATTACCCTGCTCTGTCAGGGCCTCACTGTAAAAAGCATTGCATGGCGGCTCAAGCGGGCCCAGCACAGGCACCAGCTGACGACTGAAGACCTGCGTGGGCCCCTGTTCCAGCCGCTGGATGCGGGTCATCAAGCGGCTGCGCTGGTCATTGCGCTGTACATCCACCACCACCTGAAAGTAATTCGAGCGCACATCCAGCCGTTGTTGCAACGCCTGGCGCGCTTCCGCCTCCATGGCGCTGAACGGCGCCTGGGCCATCAGTTCATCGATGGAGCCTATCGCCGCCTCTTCGCGCAGGCTGACAATCAGTTGCCGCCCCGCCGAACCCACATTATCAGCAAAGATCGCATCCAGCACGGGTTGCGAGGCCGTGTTCACGTTCAGCCGGGTGTCCACCGGCAGCGCGGTGAACAGACTCCAGAACAGCGGGCCGGGAATGTCCTCGGCGCGCATGCTGCGCAGGGCGCGCAGCTCGGATTCATGTGCCGCCGGGGCATTGGGGGTGCGGCGCCAGCGATAATCCGGGTCCTCGGCCCCCTCGACGCCATCCACGATGTTGTTGCTATCGATCCAGTCCGCCATTTCGTGGGACAGCCGCTGTGCCTTGCCCGGATCGGTCAGCGTATCGCCCAGCAGCGCGGCCAGCCGCTCGCGCCAGACCTCGTCACGGACAAACTCGGTGCCCTGCTGGGTCACCAGCCAGTTCAGGTTGAAGCGCCCCTGCAGGTCCTGCACCGTGGCACTCAGCACGGCGTCCTCGTAGGGCGTTGGCGGCAGATTGACGGCCCAGTTTTCCTCGACACAATCGTCCACCAGGGCGTTGTTGTTGCGGTCATCCTCCAGGTCATCGATCAGCCCCTGGATGGCCACGGTCTCCGCCGCAATGGCGTACTGATAGCGCTGGTCCCAATCGGTCAGGTTCTCGGTCCGGGCGCGGAAGCGGTCCTGGCGGAACATCACTTCGGTGGCAATGACCGTCATCAGCGCCACCATCATCAACACCACGATCAGCGCCATGCCGCGCTGCCGGGTTGCCGGGCTCACGGCTGGCTCCACGGGTTGATCACGGTACGGAAGAAGCGCTGGATTTCCGTCTCGTCGGTAAAGGTCATTTCCATGTCGATGCTGCGTGGCAGGCGCTGGAACAGTGCCGGGGTCTGGGCCAGCTCAACGTCCGGCCACTCGTCACGCCAGACCCATTCACCCTGGGGCCCCTGATCGAGAAACCGGAAACTGATACGTTCCACGCCTTCGAGCACCACGCTATCCACCGGTTCGGTCCCCTGATTCTGGTCCACGGCGGGCCAATGACGCCGGATCAGACGCTGTTCTTCATCCACCAGATAGACGACCCGCTGCATCTGGCTGCGCTGACGCAGGTCAAAGGGATTGGCCCAGCCCAGCCGGGTGAACTCGAAATACTCGGGTGTGCCACGCACGGCGGGCTGCGTGTCCCCGAACGGATCACGGGAGGGCCTCGCCACCAGTTGCTCGATGTCCTGGGCCAGGAAGATCAGCGCCCGCTGTCGGGCCTCCTGGGTGCTGGCATGGGTGGAGAGGATGTCGCGGTTGTCCAGCGCGGTGGTGAACGCCAGTTGGGCGGCCACATACATGAACGCAAAGATCGCAATGGCGATGACGACTTCCAGCAGGGTAAACCCGGACTGGCGGCTCATGGTGGTGTCCCGCCTTCTGCGTCGACCTCGACCACCTCATCGGCGGGCTTGCCCAGCAGGCTGGTCAATACGTACAGCACCTGCCGTTCGCGTCCGGCCTCTCTGTCTGGCCCCACCTCGACATCGACCCGCCGAGTGTCCGGGTAAGGGCCGCCGCTGATCCGGGTGCGCACCAGCCAGTGGCGCTCACCACGCTCGATGCGCTCATCCTGGCTGCCGGTTTCCGGCCATTGCTGGTACACCTGAAGCTCCACCAGCTTGTTACTGGCCAGCATATAGGCCTGGGTACGCTCATCCAGCATGTAGGTATTGCTGGCCGCCGTGCCCATGCTCTGCATCAGCGTGGTAATGGCAAACACCAGAATGCCCAGTGCCACCAGAACTTCGAGAAGGGTAAAACCGCGCTCACGGGCCACTCAGTCATCCTCCTCGACGGTCACGCGGGACAGCGCTGACAAGCGCATGCGCACGGGCAAGCGTTCAGAACCGAGAAGCTCGAGATTCAGTTGTGCCGGGGTGGATTCACCGCTGGGGAAAAAGAAAAGTTGCGGCCGTTCGTCACGGTCTGCGTCATCCTCGCCGGCCACCAGGCGCGATTCGGCGGCCTCAGCGAGGCCGAAACCACTTTGGCCGTCACGGCCATCGCCTTCCTCAGGGCTCTCCAGATCCCAGCTCAGCCGCAGGTCATCGTTCAGCCGCCAGGTACCCAGCCCGGAGCGCGAGGCCCCGCCGAAGGGCACGAACTTCTGCTCGACGGGGTCAAAACGCATCGGCGTGACCCGCTCTTCCTCCAGGCGCACGCCCATCAGCTCGCCGCTGAAAACGCTGTGCTCACCCACGGAGGAAAGCAGGTCGCGCATCCGCTCTACCCCCTGGTCAAGATCACGCTCACTGCCGATGAACAGATTGGGGGTCAGTACTGCAGCAAAGAGCGCGATCAGTACGATGACCGCCAGGATTTCAATCAGCGTGAAGCCGCGCTCAGTCCCGCCGGCGCAGCTCATTATAGTTGAGGTCCGCATTGACGCCCTCGCCCCCTTCCACGCCATCGGCACCCAGCGAGATCAGATCATAAGGCCCTGACGTACCGGGGCTGATGTACACGTAGGGGTTACCCCATGGGTCTTCGGGAATCCGCGACAGGTAACCGCCTTCCGGCCAGCTGCGGGCATTGCCCGGTCGTTCGACCAGCGCCCGCAGGCCCTCTTCGGTGGTGGGGTAACGGCTGTTATGCAACCGGAACATGTCCAGTGCCGAGGCAATGCTGGCCATATTACTCTTGGCCAGATCCACCCGGGCCTGCTCCCCCTGCCCAATCACGTTGGGCACGATCATGGCCGCGAGAAGCCCGAGAATCGCCACCACCACCATGATTTCGATCAGCGTCAGACCCCGCTGGACCGCTCGCTGCGCCTGCTTCTTCATTGCTGTAACTCCGCTAATACGATCAATGTCTTGTTATCCCCGTGCTACATGGCGAACAAAGCGTTCATCTGCATGATCGGCTGCATCATGGCCAGCACGATCAGAAAGACCAGCGAGGCCATGGTCAGCAGCATGGCCGGCCCCAGCAGGCCGACTACAGTACTGACCACCCCGGCGAGTTCCCGTTCCTGATATTCCGCAGCCCGGCTCAGCATCCGGTCCAGTTCACCACTGGCTTCCCCGCTGGCGATCATCTGCACCAGCATGGGCGGGAAGTAACCGCTGGCGTCCAGTGCCCGGCTCAGATTGCCGCCTTCACGCACCTTGCTGGCTGCCTGCTTGACCGCCTCGCGGACCGCCAGGTTGCCTACCACCTGACTGGAAATGGCCAGCGCTTCCACCAGTGGCACGCCGCTGCGCGACAGGATACCCAGCGTGCTGGCCAGACGCGAGCTGTCTGCGGTACAGATCAGCTTGCCGATCAGCGGCATCCGCGCCAGGCGTTGATGCACCC
This region of Isoalcanivorax indicus genomic DNA includes:
- the gspJ gene encoding type II secretion system minor pseudopilin GspJ, with the translated sequence MSRQSGFTLLEVVIAIAIFAFMYVAAQLAFTTALDNRDILSTHASTQEARQRALIFLAQDIEQLVARPSRDPFGDTQPAVRGTPEYFEFTRLGWANPFDLRQRSQMQRVVYLVDEEQRLIRRHWPAVDQNQGTEPVDSVVLEGVERISFRFLDQGPQGEWVWRDEWPDVELAQTPALFQRLPRSIDMEMTFTDETEIQRFFRTVINPWSQP
- the gspG gene encoding type II secretion system major pseudopilin GspG — its product is MKKQAQRAVQRGLTLIEIMVVVAILGLLAAMIVPNVIGQGEQARVDLAKSNMASIASALDMFRLHNSRYPTTEEGLRALVERPGNARSWPEGGYLSRIPEDPWGNPYVYISPGTSGPYDLISLGADGVEGGEGVNADLNYNELRRRD
- the gspI gene encoding type II secretion system minor pseudopilin GspI; translated protein: MARERGFTLLEVLVALGILVFAITTLMQSMGTAASNTYMLDERTQAYMLASNKLVELQVYQQWPETGSQDERIERGERHWLVRTRISGGPYPDTRRVDVEVGPDREAGRERQVLYVLTSLLGKPADEVVEVDAEGGTPP
- a CDS encoding type II secretion system protein, which encodes MSCAGGTERGFTLIEILAVIVLIALFAAVLTPNLFIGSERDLDQGVERMRDLLSSVGEHSVFSGELMGVRLEEERVTPMRFDPVEQKFVPFGGASRSGLGTWRLNDDLRLSWDLESPEEGDGRDGQSGFGLAEAAESRLVAGEDDADRDERPQLFFFPSGESTPAQLNLELLGSERLPVRMRLSALSRVTVEEDD
- the gspK gene encoding type II secretion system minor pseudopilin GspK, with product MSPATRQRGMALIVVLMMVALMTVIATEVMFRQDRFRARTENLTDWDQRYQYAIAAETVAIQGLIDDLEDDRNNNALVDDCVEENWAVNLPPTPYEDAVLSATVQDLQGRFNLNWLVTQQGTEFVRDEVWRERLAALLGDTLTDPGKAQRLSHEMADWIDSNNIVDGVEGAEDPDYRWRRTPNAPAAHESELRALRSMRAEDIPGPLFWSLFTALPVDTRLNVNTASQPVLDAIFADNVGSAGRQLIVSLREEAAIGSIDELMAQAPFSAMEAEARQALQQRLDVRSNYFQVVVDVQRNDQRSRLMTRIQRLEQGPTQVFSRQLVPVLGPLEPPCNAFYSEALTEQGNDNDG